One Euphorbia lathyris chromosome 1, ddEupLath1.1, whole genome shotgun sequence DNA segment encodes these proteins:
- the LOC136225370 gene encoding large ribosomal subunit protein eL36y-like, with translation MAPKTGLLVGLNKGHIVTKKELAPRPADRKGKTSKRVHFVKSLIREVAGFAPYEKRITELLKVGKDKRALKVAKRKLGTHKRAKRKREEMSSVLRKMRATGGGEKKK, from the exons ATGGCTCCCAAAACAGGCCTCTTGGTTGGACTGAACAAAGGTCATATTGTAACCAAGAAAGAATTAGCTCCACGACCTGCAGATCGCAAAGGA AAAACCAGTAAAAGGGTGCACTTCGTGAAGAGTTTGATAAGGGAAGTTGCTGGATTTGCTCCATATGAAAAAAGAATCACTGAGCTTCTGAAAGTTGGCAAGGACAAGCGTGCTTTGAAGGTGGCCAAACGAAAATTGGGCACCCACAAGAGAGCTAAGAGGAAGAGAGAGGAGATGTCTAGTGTTCTCCGAAAGATGAG GGCCACTGGAGGTGGTGAGAAGAAGAAGTGA